A genomic region of Rhodothermales bacterium contains the following coding sequences:
- a CDS encoding MBL fold metallo-hydrolase yields the protein MSAPSYEARAVEAGRFGLDGGAMFGIVPRPLWSRKTQPDDAGRIPLSTRCLLLQGEGRLILIDVGIGDKFDAKHRGIYAMEQGPSLVDGLRAMGVAPSDVTDVVLTHLHFDHCGGATTFRDGASRVIFDRAVHHVQRAHWEWAQAGNSREQASFLPENLLPLEAEGQLNLLDGNVDLFPGISVEAVNGHTEAQQIVHIDGAGDEHLVYVADLIPTSAHLPPVWGMAYDIRPMVTISEKEQFLARAAEGGWRLFFEHDPFVESGVVTQGGRKPQLDDLVEAG from the coding sequence ATGAGTGCACCCAGCTATGAGGCGCGTGCCGTGGAGGCCGGCCGATTCGGCCTGGACGGCGGCGCCATGTTCGGCATCGTTCCCCGACCTCTCTGGAGCAGGAAAACGCAGCCGGATGATGCCGGGCGCATTCCGCTGTCCACGCGCTGCCTGCTTCTGCAGGGGGAGGGTCGGCTGATCCTCATCGATGTGGGCATCGGAGACAAGTTTGACGCCAAGCACCGCGGCATCTACGCGATGGAGCAGGGCCCGTCGCTCGTTGACGGATTACGGGCGATGGGCGTTGCGCCTTCGGACGTCACCGATGTAGTGCTGACCCACCTGCACTTTGACCACTGCGGCGGGGCGACAACGTTCAGGGACGGGGCGTCCCGCGTGATTTTCGACCGCGCCGTGCATCATGTGCAGCGTGCACACTGGGAGTGGGCCCAGGCCGGCAATTCCCGGGAGCAGGCGTCGTTCCTTCCGGAAAACCTGCTACCGCTGGAAGCAGAAGGGCAGCTCAACCTGCTCGACGGCAATGTCGATCTGTTTCCCGGCATCTCCGTCGAGGCCGTGAACGGACATACCGAGGCGCAGCAGATTGTGCACATCGATGGAGCAGGGGATGAACACCTGGTCTACGTAGCGGACCTCATCCCGACTTCCGCGCATCTCCCGCCGGTATGGGGCATGGCCTACGACATCCGACCCATGGTCACGATCAGCGAAAAGGAGCAGTTTCTGGCTCGTGCGGCGGAAGGCGGGTGGCGCCTGTTCTTCGAGCACGACCCGTTTGTCGAAAGCGGAGTTGTGACGCAGGGTG
- a CDS encoding LON peptidase substrate-binding domain-containing protein has protein sequence MTSSQLIPLFPLGLVLYPNELLPLHIFEQRYRDLVRDCLKAESAFGIVLFQEGKMSRIGCTARIREVVRRYEDGRMDIVVAGEGRFRVLDINRQRSYLQADAEPVVERTPPEDLPGRERVITQHIKLLELAGRTPSPSVYQNRAELSFFIALNAGLSLDQKQVMLELGDEEARIAFLIKHMSEFIPRVEEAETLRRKISSNGHFPDFPPDA, from the coding sequence ATGACCTCCTCCCAGCTGATTCCACTCTTTCCGCTCGGTCTGGTGCTCTATCCGAACGAGCTGCTTCCGCTGCACATATTTGAGCAGCGGTATCGGGACCTGGTGCGCGATTGTCTGAAGGCCGAGAGCGCTTTCGGCATTGTGCTCTTCCAGGAGGGCAAGATGTCCCGAATCGGTTGCACGGCGCGCATCAGGGAGGTTGTTCGACGCTACGAAGACGGTCGCATGGATATTGTGGTCGCGGGCGAGGGCAGATTTCGTGTCCTGGACATCAATCGGCAGCGGTCCTATCTCCAGGCAGATGCCGAGCCGGTCGTTGAGCGCACACCACCAGAGGACCTGCCGGGCCGGGAGCGCGTCATCACCCAGCACATCAAATTGCTCGAGCTGGCTGGCCGCACGCCCTCCCCGAGCGTATATCAGAACCGCGCAGAGCTCTCGTTCTTCATTGCTCTGAATGCGGGCCTGTCGCTGGATCAGAAACAGGTGATGCTCGAACTCGGGGATGAGGAGGCTCGCATTGCCTTCCTCATCAAGCACATGTCGGAGTTCATTCCGCGCGTGGAAGAGGCAGAAACACTGCGTCGAAAGATCTCCTCAAACGGACATTTTCCAGACTTTCCCCCCGACGCATGA
- the nadA gene encoding quinolinate synthase NadA, which produces MELPVLDPAIGYVNRPVDRSLDLFEEIERLKRQKNAILLAHYYQEPAIQDIADYIGDSLGLSRQAAGTDADIIVFAGVHFMAETAKILSPEKKVLLPDLNAGCSLADACPADEFAAFKAQHPDHIVVSYINCTAATKALSDIICTSSNAEHIIRQIPEDQGIIFAPDRNLGRFLIKQTGRDMVLWDGVCIVHQTFSEQKLVRLKVRYPDAPVLAHPECEPEVLRHADFVGSTSQIRRFATEDAHEAFIVATEEGILHQMRKDNPSKTFIAAPPESGCSCNQCPHMRLNTIEKLYLCLEHEAPEITMDEELRLRALAPIERMLEMSAAIR; this is translated from the coding sequence ATGGAGCTACCCGTTCTGGACCCCGCCATCGGTTACGTCAACCGTCCGGTAGACCGGTCCCTCGATCTGTTCGAGGAGATCGAGCGTCTGAAGCGCCAAAAGAACGCCATCCTGCTGGCCCACTACTACCAGGAGCCGGCCATCCAGGACATCGCCGACTATATCGGGGATTCGCTGGGTTTGTCCCGACAGGCGGCCGGCACGGACGCGGACATCATTGTCTTTGCGGGGGTTCACTTCATGGCCGAGACGGCCAAGATTCTGAGCCCGGAGAAGAAGGTGCTGCTGCCGGACCTGAATGCTGGATGTTCGCTTGCCGATGCCTGTCCTGCCGACGAATTCGCGGCGTTCAAGGCGCAGCACCCCGACCACATTGTGGTCTCATACATCAACTGCACGGCTGCGACCAAGGCCCTCAGCGACATCATCTGCACGTCCTCGAACGCGGAGCACATCATTCGCCAGATTCCGGAGGATCAGGGCATCATTTTCGCGCCCGACCGCAATCTGGGGCGCTTCCTGATCAAACAGACCGGTCGGGACATGGTGCTCTGGGACGGCGTGTGCATTGTGCACCAGACGTTCTCCGAGCAGAAGCTGGTGCGCCTGAAGGTGCGCTACCCCGATGCTCCCGTGCTGGCCCATCCGGAATGTGAGCCCGAAGTGCTGCGCCACGCCGACTTTGTGGGTTCGACCTCCCAGATCAGGCGATTTGCCACCGAGGATGCCCACGAGGCCTTTATCGTGGCGACCGAAGAAGGCATTCTGCACCAGATGCGGAAGGACAATCCTTCCAAGACCTTTATCGCGGCACCGCCGGAGAGTGGCTGCTCCTGCAATCAGTGCCCGCACATGCGGCTCAACACGATCGAGAAGCTCTACCTCTGCCTGGAGCACGAGGCTCCGGAGATCACCATGGATGAAGAGTTGCGCCTCCGTGCATTGGCTCCTATCGAGCGCATGCTGGAGATGAGCGCGGCCATTCGCTAG
- a CDS encoding ABC transporter permease: protein MKRSERPPGWARWLLEAIVAGDRAAEMADELEELFAIRLDRTGRSAATRAYVRDVLSICMRPRFWRRSRRSLSQRVSAQAALMRYEFVFAGRLMRKRAGFAFLNAGGLAVGLVCAQFIGLYVRHELAYDRHHERADAMYRVTARFESNDRHWAPIGPPVGEALQAEFPQIETMVRFFPTESPAVVGPPGSQVEVRLAGFADADYFEMFSHQFVAGDPSTALDEFGEAVISRSVAMAAFGRTDVVGEDLPLAGFPPARISAVIEDSRPTTHMPVELVMAMSTFYRGNEEWLASARTWSAFLTYVRLQEAGDLPVLEAALPAFIDRFFEGVGEGRPSESASLVLQPVPDIHLARGLEKEYLAGSDMRYVRTFSLVAVLVLLIAAFNFVNLATAKAALRRMEIGVRKTFGAGRVQLVRQFLIESALFALAAFLVSVLLSLAVLPLFQQVSGISVPIESLLAAPVILTLAGVSLLVGLLAGAYPALVLARFRPARAAGKGATPVGGTALRKTLVTVQFALCVTLLVSSAVVWSQLSYLRTAELGFDQEHVLRIGLSTPGARAMTEGPEVFRDRLEQIPGILAVSQASDTPGSRYSIEPMRLRGSDESHLMRVAWRADHAYPEALGLQFVAGRSFRDSAPRDTAAWVLNESAAALLGGNQIVGQELIWGNYQAPVVGVVRNFNFASLHAEVEPLVIPLRPGQGGNVLLRFAGDDRQHLLASARQAMTELLPGEYLSYSFVQGEIEALYRREDTLRAIIGVFAVLAILVACLGLFGLAAHSAARRTREIGIRKVLGASSVGIVGLLSREYSLQLAVGLVLAVPLAWLPMARWLDTFAYRISLSPWFFVAAGAGALIVALATVAGQALLAARLDPVRTLRSE, encoded by the coding sequence ATGAAACGCTCTGAGAGACCTCCCGGCTGGGCCCGGTGGCTGCTCGAGGCCATTGTTGCCGGTGACCGCGCCGCCGAAATGGCGGACGAACTGGAAGAGTTGTTTGCCATTCGCCTTGACCGGACCGGGCGTTCCGCGGCGACGCGCGCCTATGTACGGGACGTGCTCTCCATCTGCATGAGGCCCCGCTTCTGGCGGCGCAGCCGCCGTTCCCTGAGCCAGCGGGTGTCGGCCCAGGCAGCCCTGATGCGCTATGAGTTTGTGTTTGCAGGCAGGCTAATGCGCAAGCGCGCCGGATTTGCCTTCCTGAACGCGGGCGGCCTGGCCGTCGGGTTGGTCTGCGCCCAGTTCATCGGCCTTTACGTGCGCCACGAACTGGCTTATGACCGACATCACGAGCGTGCCGACGCCATGTACCGCGTCACCGCTCGTTTTGAAAGCAATGACCGGCACTGGGCACCCATCGGCCCGCCTGTGGGGGAGGCCCTGCAGGCCGAGTTTCCCCAGATTGAAACCATGGTCCGGTTCTTTCCGACGGAATCGCCAGCCGTTGTCGGCCCGCCGGGCAGCCAGGTTGAGGTGCGCCTGGCGGGCTTCGCGGATGCGGACTACTTCGAGATGTTCTCCCACCAGTTCGTTGCCGGAGACCCGAGCACTGCCCTGGATGAGTTCGGCGAAGCCGTCATCAGTCGGAGCGTGGCGATGGCCGCCTTCGGCCGAACGGATGTGGTTGGGGAGGATCTACCCCTCGCAGGGTTTCCGCCGGCTCGCATCTCCGCCGTCATCGAGGATTCCCGGCCCACCACGCACATGCCGGTCGAGTTGGTGATGGCCATGTCCACGTTCTACCGGGGGAACGAGGAGTGGCTGGCCTCTGCGCGCACCTGGTCCGCGTTTCTGACCTATGTCCGGCTGCAGGAGGCGGGGGATCTGCCCGTGCTTGAAGCCGCCCTGCCGGCCTTCATCGATCGGTTTTTCGAAGGCGTGGGAGAGGGCCGACCCTCCGAGTCGGCCAGCCTGGTCCTGCAGCCGGTGCCGGATATCCACCTGGCCCGGGGGCTTGAGAAGGAGTACCTGGCAGGGAGCGACATGCGCTACGTGCGCACCTTCAGTCTGGTGGCGGTTCTGGTGCTTTTGATCGCTGCCTTCAATTTTGTAAACCTTGCCACGGCAAAGGCCGCCCTGCGTCGCATGGAGATCGGCGTACGAAAAACTTTCGGAGCCGGAAGGGTGCAACTGGTGCGGCAGTTTCTGATCGAAAGCGCCTTGTTCGCGCTGGCCGCGTTCCTGGTCTCCGTGCTACTGTCGCTGGCGGTCCTGCCGCTGTTTCAGCAGGTCTCCGGCATCTCCGTACCCATTGAGTCGCTGCTCGCAGCCCCGGTCATTCTGACCCTGGCGGGTGTCTCGCTGCTGGTAGGGTTGTTGGCGGGCGCCTATCCAGCGCTGGTGCTCGCCCGGTTTCGTCCGGCCAGGGCCGCGGGTAAGGGCGCAACACCGGTCGGCGGCACGGCGCTGCGCAAAACCCTGGTAACGGTTCAGTTCGCGCTCTGCGTCACCCTGCTTGTCAGCTCAGCGGTCGTCTGGAGTCAACTTTCGTATCTGCGAACGGCTGAACTTGGCTTTGATCAGGAGCACGTGCTGCGAATCGGCCTGTCCACGCCGGGGGCCAGAGCGATGACGGAGGGCCCCGAAGTATTTCGGGACCGCCTGGAGCAGATTCCGGGTATCCTGGCTGTATCGCAGGCTTCTGATACGCCGGGAAGCAGGTACAGCATCGAGCCCATGCGGCTCCGTGGCTCCGATGAGTCGCACCTGATGCGAGTGGCCTGGCGGGCCGACCATGCGTACCCGGAGGCGTTGGGTTTGCAGTTCGTCGCGGGCAGGAGCTTTCGCGACTCGGCCCCGAGGGATACGGCCGCCTGGGTGTTGAACGAATCCGCCGCAGCTCTGCTGGGGGGCAACCAAATCGTCGGGCAGGAGCTGATCTGGGGTAACTACCAGGCCCCCGTGGTGGGCGTGGTGAGAAACTTCAATTTTGCGTCCCTGCACGCCGAGGTGGAGCCGCTTGTTATTCCGCTCCGGCCGGGTCAGGGGGGCAACGTGTTGCTGCGATTTGCGGGCGACGACCGACAGCATCTGCTCGCATCGGCGCGCCAGGCCATGACCGAACTGTTGCCGGGAGAGTATCTCTCGTATTCGTTTGTGCAGGGAGAGATTGAGGCGCTCTATCGCAGGGAAGACACGCTGAGGGCCATCATTGGAGTGTTTGCTGTGCTGGCGATACTCGTGGCATGCCTGGGCCTGTTTGGGCTGGCCGCCCATTCGGCAGCCCGCCGCACCCGCGAAATCGGAATCCGAAAAGTGCTGGGTGCCAGCTCGGTCGGCATCGTGGGACTGCTCTCCAGAGAGTACAGCCTGCAGCTGGCCGTCGGGCTGGTACTGGCCGTCCCGCTCGCCTGGCTGCCCATGGCTCGGTGGCTCGACACATTCGCATATCGGATTTCGCTGTCACCCTGGTTCTTTGTGGCCGCGGGCGCGGGTGCGCTGATCGTCGCATTGGCTACCGTGGCCGGGCAAGCCTTGCTGGCGGCGCGGCTGGATCCGGTGCGCACGCTGCGGAGCGAGTAG
- a CDS encoding helix-turn-helix transcriptional regulator: protein MTLGAFEELVLLAVCGLRDGAYAVPIQQEITERGKREASMGSVYATLDRLEKKGLLRSRMGPSLGRPGGKARRFYEPTGTGLAALSTTRASREGLVARLTPEMAGRLGYSL, encoded by the coding sequence ATGACCCTGGGTGCGTTTGAGGAACTGGTACTGCTGGCGGTGTGCGGCCTGCGTGACGGGGCATATGCAGTCCCCATCCAGCAGGAAATCACGGAGCGCGGCAAACGGGAGGCATCCATGGGATCGGTCTATGCCACGCTGGATCGCCTTGAGAAGAAGGGGCTGCTCAGAAGCCGCATGGGGCCGTCTCTCGGCCGGCCCGGCGGCAAGGCTCGCCGGTTTTACGAGCCCACCGGAACGGGGCTGGCGGCGCTGTCGACAACACGGGCGAGCAGGGAAGGGCTCGTGGCGCGGCTAACGCCCGAGATGGCAGGCAGACTTGGGTACAGCCTATGA
- a CDS encoding arsenate reductase ArsC, giving the protein MAEGLLRARHGERYEALSAGTEATRVKPEAAQALEELGIDASGHYSKTVDDLGDAVPDYVVTVCDAAKEACPYVPARSGRVHRAFADPSDVTESREERMQAFRDSCAEIQDWIDATFGSVPPRF; this is encoded by the coding sequence ATGGCAGAAGGCCTCCTGCGCGCACGACACGGCGAGCGTTATGAGGCCTTGAGCGCCGGCACCGAGGCCACGCGGGTCAAGCCCGAAGCCGCCCAGGCCCTCGAGGAATTGGGGATCGATGCGTCCGGCCATTACTCCAAGACCGTCGATGACCTCGGCGATGCCGTGCCGGACTATGTCGTGACGGTGTGCGACGCGGCCAAAGAGGCGTGCCCCTACGTACCGGCGCGCAGTGGCCGCGTGCACCGGGCGTTCGCTGACCCGTCTGATGTCACAGAAAGCCGGGAGGAACGCATGCAGGCCTTCAGGGACTCGTGCGCCGAAATCCAGGACTGGATCGACGCAACGTTCGGCTCAGTCCCTCCC